One region of Myxococcus stipitatus genomic DNA includes:
- a CDS encoding ThiF family adenylyltransferase has protein sequence MALREDQILRYSRQILLKDVGGRGQEALLSAGARVDATGAAGMTAAAYLAGGGTPVSGMGTLTLGPWAPGFLVAARDVGQPVTTTLAREVPALNPDAAPTGRGEGLVAELPTAWSGEAPWVALCGDGMRAGVVYRGPEGCLWCFGETVRHLDSPPDGALGVAVGALGALVFQRLRLGLGPSLGGVWLMAPGALEDMALRRCNRCASKVEPGTP, from the coding sequence ATGGCCCTGCGTGAAGATCAGATCCTCCGCTATTCACGGCAGATCCTCCTGAAGGACGTGGGGGGACGGGGCCAGGAGGCCCTGTTGTCGGCGGGCGCGCGCGTGGACGCGACGGGGGCGGCGGGGATGACCGCGGCCGCGTACCTCGCGGGCGGGGGAACGCCGGTGTCGGGGATGGGGACGTTGACGCTGGGGCCGTGGGCCCCGGGCTTCCTCGTGGCGGCCCGGGACGTGGGCCAGCCGGTGACGACGACGCTGGCGCGCGAGGTGCCGGCCCTGAACCCGGACGCGGCCCCCACCGGGCGGGGCGAGGGGCTGGTCGCGGAGCTGCCCACGGCGTGGAGCGGCGAGGCTCCCTGGGTGGCCCTGTGTGGTGATGGCATGCGCGCGGGCGTCGTCTACCGCGGGCCCGAGGGCTGTCTCTGGTGCTTCGGGGAGACGGTGCGGCACCTGGATTCGCCTCCCGACGGCGCGCTGGGCGTGGCCGTGGGGGCGCTGGGCGCGCTCGTCTTCCAGCGGCTGCGGCTGGGGCTCGGGCCGTCGCTGGGGGGCGTGTGGCTGATGGCCCCGGGCGCGCTGGAGGACATGGCCCTGCGTCGCTGCAACCGGTGCGCCTCGAAGGTGGAGCCAGGGACCCCTTGA
- a CDS encoding ubiquitin-like small modifier protein 1, whose product MATIRIPTTMRALTRNQAEVVAMGATVREVLKDLDARYPGLGARLLDERGAVRRYVNVFLNDEDIRALADLDTPVRDADRLTLIPAMAGG is encoded by the coding sequence ATGGCGACCATCCGCATTCCCACGACGATGCGCGCGCTGACGCGGAACCAGGCGGAGGTGGTGGCCATGGGCGCCACCGTGCGCGAGGTGCTGAAGGACCTGGACGCGCGCTACCCCGGCCTGGGGGCACGCCTGCTGGACGAGCGCGGCGCCGTGCGGCGCTACGTGAACGTCTTCCTCAACGACGAGGACATCCGGGCCCTGGCCGATCTGGACACGCCGGTGCGAGACGCGGACCGGCTCACCCTCATCCCCGCGATGGCGGGAGGCTGA
- a CDS encoding sulfurtransferase TusA family protein, which yields MRADEGDKAGRDGAEHGAGPEASVDATLDITREVCPMTYVRTKLKLESLEAGALLEIILKGTEPLKNVPRNASEEGHVVVSLDARPDGTHRLVLRKQGR from the coding sequence GTGCGCGCTGACGAGGGCGACAAGGCGGGCCGTGACGGCGCCGAACACGGCGCGGGGCCCGAGGCGTCCGTGGACGCGACGCTGGACATCACCCGGGAGGTCTGCCCCATGACCTATGTGCGCACCAAGCTGAAGCTGGAGTCGCTCGAGGCCGGGGCCCTGCTGGAGATCATCCTGAAGGGGACGGAGCCGTTGAAGAACGTGCCACGCAACGCGAGCGAGGAGGGACACGTCGTCGTGTCGCTCGACGCCCGCCCGGACGGGACGCACCGGCTGGTGCTCCGCAAGCAGGGGCGCTGA
- a CDS encoding HesA/MoeB/ThiF family protein, which yields MHGHDEEHHHPRIPQASRIERARVLVVGAGGLGCPASLALAQAGVGHLTLADPDRVDVTNLPRQLWHRPDDVGRNKAESAAEGLARAFPALATDVVPERVDADNVEGLFRAHDVVIDATDGVATKFFLSDVAVLTGVPLVYGGVLRMQGQAMRVEPGGPCLRCLYEAPPPPDAVPTCAQAGVLGSLAGLVGAVQALLALELLAGAARRAPGESTLHVLDAGALAGRRVRVTRAEGCPGCLVTDVPPFPAGAGEEATCAR from the coding sequence ATGCACGGCCACGACGAAGAGCACCACCACCCCCGCATCCCCCAGGCCTCCCGCATCGAGCGCGCCCGCGTGCTCGTGGTGGGAGCAGGGGGGCTCGGCTGTCCCGCGTCGCTGGCGCTCGCGCAGGCGGGTGTCGGCCACCTGACGCTCGCGGACCCGGACCGGGTGGACGTCACGAACCTCCCCCGCCAGCTGTGGCACCGGCCGGACGACGTGGGGCGCAACAAGGCGGAGTCCGCGGCGGAGGGGTTGGCGCGCGCCTTCCCCGCGCTCGCGACGGACGTCGTGCCCGAGCGCGTGGACGCGGACAACGTCGAGGGCCTGTTCCGCGCGCATGACGTCGTCATCGACGCGACCGACGGCGTGGCGACGAAGTTCTTCCTGTCGGACGTGGCGGTGCTCACCGGCGTGCCGCTCGTCTATGGCGGGGTGCTGAGGATGCAGGGGCAGGCCATGCGGGTGGAGCCCGGTGGCCCCTGTCTGCGCTGCCTCTACGAGGCGCCCCCGCCGCCGGACGCGGTGCCCACGTGCGCGCAGGCCGGGGTGCTCGGGTCGCTCGCGGGGTTGGTGGGCGCGGTGCAGGCGCTGCTGGCGCTGGAGCTGCTCGCGGGGGCCGCCCGGCGCGCTCCGGGCGAGTCCACGCTGCACGTGCTCGACGCGGGGGCGCTGGCGGGGCGGCGCGTGCGGGTCACCCGGGCGGAGGGCTGTCCCGGCTGTCTCGTCACAGACGTGCCGCCCTTCCCGGCAGGCGCGGGCGAGGAGGCGACCTGTGCGCGCTGA
- a CDS encoding sensor histidine kinase, with product MDSNLALGEETPASSDLRARVREVLTRRKLTDSVSAEQAAASWEQDRFVARARALFYARMMFLTLGLLILAVPTWSGYFGLTGAFSFLGYFTMLLYSVANLLVIDHPRAGRWVTYTTLCMDLVILVVLIAKPQVGGGLQSPLLATQLLFTTLFSILYPKPLAILPPLLALPITTRLDLLLNRSVTAVELLTLLWYLALNFIIVYVLVYLNEREAAAHREVVALQGDLKELAVVEERNRLAREIHDGLGASLSSMIIQAEFIMNLAREEGLRSEIRELKATAEESIEELRRSLRMMREDFELSQGLEDYAKTFNDRTGLPVRFERTGSQRKLSPDAQLALFRILQECLSNAVKHAQARTVQVRLDYTEDRVHLIVQDDGKGFDPQNTPRGHYGLLNMRERAMKLGGQLIVDSSPGNGAQVAFSLPCLPT from the coding sequence ATGGATTCGAATCTCGCCCTCGGCGAGGAAACCCCGGCCAGCAGCGACCTGCGCGCACGCGTGCGCGAGGTGCTCACGCGCCGCAAGCTGACGGACTCCGTCTCCGCCGAACAGGCCGCCGCGTCCTGGGAGCAGGATCGGTTCGTGGCCCGTGCCCGCGCGCTGTTCTACGCGCGGATGATGTTCCTCACGCTGGGCCTGCTCATCCTCGCGGTGCCCACGTGGAGCGGCTACTTCGGCCTCACCGGCGCCTTCTCCTTCCTGGGCTACTTCACGATGCTGCTCTACAGCGTCGCGAACCTGCTCGTCATCGACCACCCCAGGGCCGGCCGCTGGGTGACGTACACCACGCTGTGCATGGACCTGGTCATCCTGGTCGTGCTCATCGCCAAGCCCCAGGTGGGCGGCGGCCTGCAGAGCCCGCTGCTCGCCACGCAGCTGCTGTTCACCACCCTCTTCTCCATCCTCTACCCCAAGCCGCTGGCCATCCTGCCGCCGCTGCTCGCGCTGCCCATCACCACGCGGTTGGACCTGCTGCTCAACCGCTCCGTGACGGCGGTGGAGCTGCTCACGCTGCTCTGGTACCTGGCGCTCAACTTCATCATCGTCTACGTGCTCGTGTACCTGAACGAGCGCGAGGCCGCCGCCCACCGGGAGGTCGTCGCGCTCCAGGGAGACCTCAAGGAGCTGGCCGTGGTGGAGGAGCGCAACCGGCTGGCGCGGGAGATCCACGACGGCCTGGGCGCGTCGCTCTCGTCGATGATCATCCAGGCCGAGTTCATCATGAACCTGGCGCGCGAGGAGGGCCTGCGCTCGGAGATCCGCGAGCTGAAGGCCACCGCCGAGGAGTCCATCGAGGAGCTGCGCCGCTCGCTGCGGATGATGCGCGAGGACTTCGAGCTGTCCCAGGGGTTGGAGGACTACGCCAAGACGTTCAACGACCGCACCGGCCTGCCCGTGCGCTTCGAGCGCACCGGCAGCCAGCGCAAGCTGTCGCCGGACGCGCAGCTCGCCCTCTTCCGCATCCTGCAGGAGTGCCTCTCCAACGCGGTGAAGCACGCCCAGGCCCGCACCGTCCAGGTGCGGCTCGACTACACCGAGGATCGCGTGCACCTCATCGTCCAGGACGACGGCAAGGGGTTCGACCCCCAGAACACGCCGCGCGGACACTACGGCCTTCTGAACATGCGCGAGCGCGCCATGAAGCTCGGCGGCCAGCTCATCGTGGACTCGTCACCGGGCAATGGCGCCCAGGTGGCCTTCTCCCTCCCCTGCCTCCCGACATGA
- a CDS encoding response regulator, whose amino-acid sequence MTGAPVDAPQTPPPSSPAPIRVFVVEDQTKILKNQLRLFEGHPDIDIVGTALSGEAALEDVPRLQPDVLLLDLGLPRMSGIDVTREVKARYPKMEILIFTIFDEEDKVLEAVKAGASGYMLKGSPVDKIIEAIKEVRAGGTVIQPNLARRLLRHFRVEPDTTPVPTEPLAETAAALAPPAPAPPASEPASATEEPPLKPLSDREREILQLIAKGVSNSEAARLLNLSKATIRTHLEHIYRKLEVTNRVEAVTEGIRKGLISV is encoded by the coding sequence ATGACCGGAGCCCCCGTGGACGCGCCGCAGACTCCTCCCCCCTCCTCCCCGGCGCCCATCCGCGTCTTCGTGGTGGAGGACCAGACGAAGATCCTCAAGAACCAGCTGCGCCTGTTCGAAGGGCACCCGGACATCGACATCGTCGGCACCGCGCTGTCCGGCGAGGCCGCGCTGGAGGACGTCCCCCGGCTGCAACCCGACGTGCTCCTGCTCGACCTGGGCCTGCCGCGCATGAGCGGCATCGACGTCACGCGCGAGGTGAAGGCCCGCTATCCGAAGATGGAGATCCTCATCTTCACCATCTTCGACGAGGAGGACAAAGTGCTGGAGGCCGTGAAGGCGGGCGCCTCCGGCTACATGCTCAAGGGCTCCCCGGTCGACAAGATCATCGAGGCCATCAAGGAGGTCCGCGCCGGCGGCACCGTCATCCAGCCCAACCTCGCGCGCCGCCTGCTGCGTCACTTCCGCGTGGAGCCCGACACCACGCCCGTGCCCACCGAGCCCCTGGCGGAGACCGCCGCTGCGCTTGCGCCCCCAGCGCCCGCGCCGCCCGCGAGCGAGCCCGCCTCCGCCACGGAGGAGCCTCCGCTCAAGCCCCTGTCGGACCGCGAACGGGAGATCCTCCAGCTCATCGCCAAGGGCGTCTCCAACAGCGAGGCCGCGCGCCTGCTCAACCTCAGCAAGGCCACCATCCGCACCCACCTGGAGCACATCTACCGGAAGCTCGAGGTGACCAATCGCGTCGAGGCCGTGACGGAGGGCATCCGCAAGGGGCTCATCTCCGTGTAG
- a CDS encoding glycoside hydrolase 5 family protein, whose protein sequence is MSWLRRCLASVLGLWLCACGEGEPVMLEAVAADCASASPQRLGRLPSGGMVLNAYFLQEEAARDVRQGRPESPVLEEVFAKAAAMGVVGLRTNGHNEAPEKVGDSAIQVAPLQYDEVSLRGLDRVLARARAHGVRLVLTLGNYWDAYGGTRQYVTWAGLPDPVQGDARFFTDPTVIALYREHVARLLERVNTEDGIRYGDHPAVLAWELLNEPRGRGLDREGAQLRAWIDTVARDVKARAPGHWVGTGEEGFEPSSEGYDGAFWARVGTTMLRAPGSSFTRNTASPYIDFASVHFYPESWGLDGPGTAEAGARWIREHESIARGLGKPLLVGELGLRNAGEFDLSQRRALYRGWLECMRVSGVGAGALWMFANDARPDTWDDFTFYLRDGTTPDDPVNRYADLVIEAAGAARP, encoded by the coding sequence ATGTCCTGGCTTCGCCGGTGCCTCGCCTCCGTCCTCGGTCTCTGGTTGTGCGCCTGTGGCGAGGGGGAGCCGGTGATGCTGGAGGCGGTCGCGGCTGACTGCGCGAGCGCTTCGCCGCAGCGGCTCGGCCGGCTTCCGTCCGGTGGAATGGTGCTCAACGCCTACTTCCTCCAGGAGGAGGCCGCGCGCGACGTGCGCCAGGGGCGCCCCGAGTCGCCCGTGCTGGAGGAGGTCTTCGCCAAGGCCGCCGCCATGGGGGTGGTCGGGCTGCGCACCAACGGTCACAACGAGGCCCCGGAGAAGGTGGGTGACAGCGCCATCCAGGTGGCGCCCCTTCAATACGACGAGGTGTCGCTGCGCGGCCTCGACCGGGTGCTGGCCCGCGCGAGGGCCCACGGCGTCCGCCTGGTGCTCACGCTGGGCAACTACTGGGACGCGTATGGCGGCACGCGGCAATACGTGACGTGGGCAGGCCTGCCGGACCCGGTGCAGGGGGATGCGCGCTTCTTCACCGACCCCACCGTCATCGCGCTGTATCGCGAGCACGTCGCCCGGCTGCTGGAGCGGGTGAACACGGAAGACGGCATCCGGTATGGGGACCACCCGGCGGTGCTCGCCTGGGAACTGCTCAACGAGCCTCGAGGCCGGGGATTGGACCGCGAGGGGGCCCAGCTGCGCGCGTGGATCGACACCGTGGCGCGCGACGTGAAGGCGCGCGCGCCGGGCCATTGGGTGGGGACGGGGGAGGAGGGCTTCGAGCCCTCGTCGGAGGGCTACGACGGCGCCTTCTGGGCGCGGGTGGGGACGACGATGCTGCGCGCGCCGGGCTCCAGCTTCACGCGCAACACGGCCTCGCCGTACATCGACTTCGCGTCGGTGCACTTCTATCCAGAGTCCTGGGGACTCGACGGGCCGGGGACGGCGGAGGCGGGGGCGCGCTGGATTCGCGAGCACGAGTCCATCGCCCGAGGACTGGGCAAGCCGCTGCTCGTCGGTGAGCTGGGGCTGCGCAACGCCGGGGAGTTCGACTTGTCCCAGCGCCGCGCCCTCTACCGGGGTTGGCTGGAGTGCATGCGCGTGTCGGGCGTGGGCGCCGGCGCGCTGTGGATGTTCGCCAACGACGCGCGGCCCGACACGTGGGACGACTTCACGTTCTACTTGCGCGACGGCACCACGCCGGACGACCCGGTCAACCGCTACGCCGACCTCGTCATCGAAGCGGCGGGCGCCGCGCGGCCCTGA
- a CDS encoding ABC transporter ATP-binding protein: MELRLEGVSKTYPNGTRALNDVSLTIPRGMFGLLGPNGAGKSTLMRSIATLQDVDAGAMTFDGIDVRRDKARLRDVLGFLPQDFGVYPKVTAWDMLDHLAQLKGLSVRRTRHDAVKALLTKTNLWEHRDRRLGGFSGGMKQRFGIAQALLGDPKLLIVDEPTAGLDPAERFRFHNLLAEISTDVVVLLSTHIVSDVADLCQNMAVLAQGRVVASGHPLRLVEELQGRVWKRFVGAQDELDALAKQLEVIAVRRVAGQRLVHVYAESAPAGFEPANADLEDVYFHALSRASRQA; the protein is encoded by the coding sequence ATGGAGCTCCGACTCGAAGGCGTGTCCAAGACATACCCCAACGGCACGCGGGCGCTGAATGACGTCTCCCTCACGATTCCTCGCGGCATGTTCGGCCTGCTGGGCCCCAACGGGGCGGGCAAGTCCACGCTGATGCGCAGCATCGCGACGCTGCAGGATGTCGATGCGGGCGCGATGACGTTCGACGGCATCGACGTGCGACGGGACAAGGCCCGGCTGCGCGACGTGCTCGGCTTCCTGCCCCAGGACTTCGGGGTGTACCCCAAGGTCACCGCGTGGGACATGCTGGACCACCTCGCCCAGCTCAAGGGGCTGTCGGTGCGGCGGACGCGGCATGACGCGGTGAAGGCGCTGCTCACCAAGACGAACCTGTGGGAGCACCGCGACCGACGACTGGGGGGCTTCTCCGGCGGCATGAAGCAGCGCTTCGGCATCGCCCAGGCGCTGCTCGGCGACCCCAAGCTGCTCATCGTCGACGAGCCCACCGCGGGACTCGACCCGGCCGAACGCTTCCGCTTCCACAACCTGCTGGCGGAGATCAGCACCGACGTGGTGGTGCTGCTGTCCACGCACATCGTGTCGGACGTGGCGGACCTCTGTCAGAACATGGCCGTCCTGGCCCAGGGACGGGTCGTGGCGAGCGGCCACCCGCTGCGCCTCGTGGAGGAGCTCCAGGGGCGCGTCTGGAAGCGCTTCGTGGGGGCCCAGGACGAACTGGACGCGCTCGCGAAGCAGCTGGAGGTCATCGCCGTCCGGCGCGTCGCGGGGCAGCGGCTGGTCCACGTCTACGCGGAGAGCGCTCCAGCCGGCTTCGAGCCCGCCAACGCGGACCTGGAGGACGTGTACTTCCACGCCCTATCGCGCGCGTCGCGTCAGGCCTGA
- a CDS encoding ABC transporter permease/M1 family aminopeptidase, translating to MFSALVTFELRRRVKMISTWIYALVLAGAGLLLMMASGGVFKSMSASTSSERILANSPYSIYNYITTLALFGLLMVAAIFGQAAHQDFGHGTWMLVFTKNVKKAPYLLGRFLGAFTFSAVLMLSIVPGLLVGAVVVWVVDKTQLAPHQTLAYLWPYLVGVWPTVFLAGAVFFSLAALTRRMAPVYVGVVVMVLGYLVLNAAMDDVANQQLGALLDPFGFLTFDHATRYWPPAERNRDLVPFSGLLLANRLLWSAVGAALLGLTVARFRTTVEEHRGGKARRDEAPEAPTIAIPTTARAPTFGSWVATALNGAWLAFRDVLRSPVYWSFVVAGLAFIPIGIMVSKALFGTATWPVTWQVLEVATSMFTPFVLIITTFYAGELVWKERDAGMGDIVDATRAPTWVGYAAKLLALLLVVLSLKAVVALAALVTQVGRGYFDIEWGLYASKLLLLDFTHDVLLCVLAFFAQVLIHQKYLAYLVMVLYFAAQAALRLFGVEELLVRYGGEPAAPYSDMNGYGHFLSAIVWHRLYWYCAAVLLVGVGYLLTLRGRGTRWKERFVEARARRSLAWTLSMAVALVGFVGTGAFLTYHKRVLNPYVTAKDNERALARYEKDYKSFAALPHPRVTAVDVTIHIHPEERRLEALGTYQLRNKTTLPISQVLLELPNDARVRKLTLAGVDTPARRDVPLGLFIFELPTPLAPGADADLVFDLEFTPDDLKHGGSRTDIVGNGTFFNHGNLPTLGYQEDAELENDGDRKEYGLAPKERLPDRDDPKAREKNYISADADFVSFQATVSTAADQIAVAPGYLEKEWTENGRRFFRYKMDQPILKFFSVLSARYEVKRDQWNDVRLEIYHHPTHTFALDRMMRGMKDSLAYCSENFGPYQHRQARILEFPRYATFAQAFPNTIPYSEALGFIARVRDDEPDDVDYPYYITAHEIAHQWWAHQVVGARAQGGTMTSETMAQYSALMVMKHTHGATKMKRFLRFELDRYLMGRVAERKKEVPLSRVENQPYIHYQKGSLAMYALQDFIGEERVNRALKRFLEKVRFQGPPYTGSAELLGFLREETPPEYQYLLEDLFETITLYDNRAVSATVREDGKGAWEVTLEVLAKKYRSDDKGNQTELDFNDWMDVGALDEQGEAVFLEKRRIPKGESKVTFTVPTKPAQVGIDPLNKLIDRTPQDNVTTPSTEKPIALGKPAQP from the coding sequence ATGTTCAGCGCACTCGTCACGTTCGAGCTGCGGCGCCGGGTCAAGATGATCTCGACCTGGATCTACGCCCTGGTGCTGGCCGGAGCGGGCCTCCTCCTGATGATGGCCTCCGGCGGCGTGTTCAAGAGCATGTCCGCGAGCACCAGCTCCGAGCGCATCCTCGCCAACAGCCCCTACTCCATCTACAACTACATCACCACGCTGGCCCTCTTCGGCCTGCTCATGGTGGCGGCGATCTTCGGACAGGCCGCGCACCAGGACTTCGGCCACGGCACGTGGATGCTCGTCTTCACCAAGAACGTGAAGAAGGCCCCGTACCTGCTGGGCCGCTTCCTGGGGGCATTCACCTTCAGCGCGGTGCTGATGCTGTCCATCGTCCCCGGCCTGCTCGTGGGCGCCGTTGTCGTCTGGGTGGTGGACAAGACGCAGCTCGCGCCGCACCAGACGCTCGCATACCTCTGGCCATACCTCGTGGGCGTCTGGCCCACGGTGTTCCTGGCGGGCGCGGTCTTCTTCTCCCTGGCCGCCCTCACCCGCCGGATGGCCCCTGTCTACGTGGGCGTGGTGGTGATGGTGCTGGGCTACCTCGTGCTCAACGCCGCCATGGATGACGTGGCCAACCAGCAGCTCGGCGCGCTCCTGGACCCCTTCGGCTTCCTCACCTTCGACCACGCCACCCGCTACTGGCCCCCCGCCGAGCGCAACCGGGACCTGGTCCCCTTCTCCGGCCTGCTCCTGGCCAACCGCCTGTTGTGGAGCGCCGTGGGCGCGGCGCTGCTGGGCCTGACGGTGGCGCGCTTCCGCACCACGGTGGAGGAGCACCGGGGCGGGAAGGCTCGACGGGACGAAGCGCCCGAGGCCCCCACCATCGCCATCCCCACCACCGCGCGCGCGCCCACCTTCGGCAGCTGGGTGGCCACGGCGCTCAACGGCGCGTGGCTCGCCTTCCGGGACGTGCTCCGCTCACCGGTGTACTGGTCCTTCGTCGTCGCGGGGCTCGCCTTCATCCCCATTGGCATCATGGTGTCCAAGGCGCTCTTCGGCACGGCCACCTGGCCGGTGACGTGGCAGGTGCTGGAGGTCGCGACGAGCATGTTCACGCCGTTCGTGCTCATCATCACCACCTTCTACGCGGGGGAGCTGGTCTGGAAGGAGCGCGACGCGGGCATGGGCGACATCGTGGACGCCACCCGCGCCCCCACCTGGGTGGGCTACGCCGCGAAGCTGCTCGCGCTGCTGCTCGTGGTGCTGTCGCTCAAGGCGGTGGTGGCGCTCGCGGCGCTCGTCACCCAGGTGGGCCGGGGCTACTTCGACATCGAGTGGGGGCTGTATGCCTCCAAGCTCCTGCTGCTCGACTTCACGCACGACGTGCTCCTGTGCGTCCTCGCCTTCTTCGCGCAGGTGCTCATCCACCAGAAGTACCTGGCCTACCTCGTCATGGTCCTCTACTTCGCCGCGCAGGCCGCGCTGCGACTGTTCGGCGTGGAGGAGCTGCTGGTGCGCTACGGCGGGGAGCCCGCCGCGCCCTATTCGGACATGAACGGGTACGGCCACTTCCTCTCCGCCATCGTCTGGCACCGGCTGTACTGGTACTGCGCGGCCGTCCTCCTGGTGGGCGTCGGCTACCTGCTCACCCTCCGAGGGCGCGGCACGCGGTGGAAGGAGCGCTTCGTCGAGGCGCGCGCTCGGCGCTCCCTGGCGTGGACGCTGAGCATGGCCGTGGCGCTGGTCGGCTTCGTGGGAACCGGAGCGTTCCTCACGTACCACAAGCGCGTCCTCAACCCGTACGTCACCGCGAAGGACAATGAGCGTGCACTGGCGCGGTACGAGAAGGACTACAAGTCTTTCGCCGCGCTGCCGCATCCGCGCGTGACGGCCGTGGACGTGACCATCCACATCCACCCGGAGGAGCGACGGCTGGAGGCGCTGGGCACCTATCAGCTGCGCAACAAGACGACGCTGCCCATCTCCCAGGTGCTGCTGGAGCTGCCCAACGACGCGCGCGTGCGCAAGCTCACCCTCGCGGGCGTGGACACACCGGCCCGGCGTGACGTCCCCCTGGGGCTGTTCATCTTCGAGCTCCCCACACCCCTGGCGCCGGGCGCGGACGCGGACCTCGTCTTCGACCTGGAGTTCACACCGGACGACCTGAAGCACGGAGGGTCGCGCACGGACATCGTGGGCAACGGCACGTTCTTCAACCACGGGAACCTGCCCACGCTCGGCTACCAGGAGGACGCCGAGCTGGAGAACGATGGCGACCGCAAGGAGTACGGCCTCGCGCCCAAGGAGCGCCTGCCGGACCGAGACGACCCGAAGGCGCGGGAGAAGAACTACATCTCCGCGGACGCGGACTTCGTGTCGTTCCAGGCCACCGTGAGCACGGCGGCGGATCAGATCGCCGTGGCGCCGGGCTACCTCGAGAAGGAGTGGACGGAGAACGGGCGGCGCTTCTTCCGCTACAAGATGGACCAGCCCATCCTCAAGTTCTTCTCCGTGCTGTCCGCCCGCTACGAGGTGAAGCGCGACCAGTGGAACGACGTCCGGCTGGAGATCTACCACCACCCCACGCACACCTTCGCGCTGGACCGGATGATGCGGGGCATGAAGGACTCGCTGGCGTACTGCTCGGAGAACTTCGGCCCCTATCAGCACCGCCAGGCGCGCATCCTGGAGTTCCCCCGCTACGCGACCTTCGCGCAGGCGTTCCCCAATACCATTCCGTATTCGGAGGCCCTGGGCTTCATCGCGCGCGTGCGTGACGACGAGCCCGACGACGTGGACTACCCCTACTACATCACCGCGCACGAGATCGCCCACCAGTGGTGGGCCCACCAGGTCGTCGGCGCGCGGGCCCAGGGCGGCACCATGACGTCGGAGACGATGGCGCAGTACTCCGCGCTCATGGTGATGAAGCACACCCACGGCGCGACGAAGATGAAGCGCTTCCTGCGCTTCGAGCTGGACCGCTACCTCATGGGCCGCGTGGCGGAGCGCAAGAAGGAGGTCCCCCTGTCTCGCGTGGAGAACCAGCCGTACATCCACTACCAGAAGGGCAGCCTCGCGATGTACGCGCTCCAGGACTTCATCGGCGAGGAGCGCGTCAACCGCGCGCTGAAGCGTTTCCTGGAGAAGGTGCGCTTCCAGGGGCCGCCGTACACCGGCTCCGCGGAGCTGCTCGGCTTCCTGCGCGAGGAGACGCCGCCGGAGTACCAGTACCTGCTCGAGGACCTCTTCGAGACCATCACCCTCTACGACAACCGCGCGGTGTCGGCGACCGTGCGGGAGGATGGCAAGGGCGCTTGGGAGGTCACGCTCGAGGTCCTCGCCAAGAAGTACCGCAGCGACGACAAGGGCAACCAGACGGAGTTGGACTTCAACGACTGGATGGACGTCGGGGCGCTCGACGAGCAGGGCGAGGCCGTGTTCCTGGAGAAGCGCCGCATCCCCAAGGGCGAGTCCAAGGTCACCTTCACGGTGCCGACGAAGCCCGCCCAGGTGGGAATCGATCCGCTCAACAAGCTCATCGACCGCACGCCCCAGGACAACGTGACGACGCCCTCGACGGAGAAGCCGATCGCGCTGGGCAAGCCGGCCCAGCCCTGA
- a CDS encoding DUF2378 family protein, with protein MATEVIVQATLFDSLVRCASPDTTLRAELLAAGYDVDRPRALYPASVFIACQAAVQRAVYSHLDLKAAQRQLGRDLVRAYFETLVGRVVGMALKVAGPDRAMKRVALSFRSVFEPVDIETHLLGPRDWRVEFRAYPFPSESAAGTCEGALLQAGAQKPSVEVERTHSPEDFDLRIRW; from the coding sequence ATGGCAACCGAAGTCATCGTCCAGGCCACGTTGTTCGACTCCCTGGTCCGCTGCGCGTCGCCGGACACCACGCTTCGCGCGGAGCTGCTCGCGGCGGGGTATGACGTGGACCGGCCCCGCGCGCTCTATCCGGCCTCTGTGTTCATCGCGTGCCAGGCGGCGGTGCAGCGCGCGGTGTACTCGCACCTGGACCTGAAGGCGGCGCAGCGCCAGCTGGGGCGGGACCTGGTGCGCGCCTACTTCGAGACGCTCGTGGGACGCGTGGTCGGCATGGCGCTCAAAGTGGCCGGGCCGGATCGCGCGATGAAGCGCGTCGCGCTGAGCTTCAGGTCGGTGTTCGAACCCGTGGACATCGAGACCCATCTGCTCGGCCCCAGGGACTGGCGGGTCGAGTTCCGCGCCTACCCCTTCCCGTCGGAGTCCGCGGCGGGGACGTGCGAGGGCGCGCTGCTCCAGGCCGGCGCGCAGAAGCCCTCCGTCGAGGTGGAGCGGACCCACTCGCCGGAGGACTTCGACCTGCGCATCCGTTGGTAG